One part of the Microlunatus elymi genome encodes these proteins:
- a CDS encoding sulfatase-like hydrolase/transferase, with protein sequence MTEFSALNRRRAERPSMPPVIVFLTDQQRWDATGIGGNPVELTPNLDHAARSGTWFDNAHTPQPLCTPARSCLQTGNFATTNGVHRNGLNLATDADTLAKRFGAAGYRTGYLGKWHLADPGSKGPVRPEQRGGYDDWLAANALEHTSDSYSTRLYDNDGEPVDLPGYRIDALTDAAIRYLVDHQHEPFLLFLSFLEPHHQNRRDDYPAPEVYRDRYHGSWLPPDLASLHGTTFQQIGGYYGMIKRMDEAYGRLLDALRSLGLYDETITVFSSDHGCHFKTRNSEYKRSVHDGSTRVPLMIRGPRVPRGRVVEDVVSTVGLPATLYELAGIDAPVGIQPSLVPAMHSAERPAGEAFIQVSESETARAIRTQRWKYGIQAPDADPKDAGSDHYVERYLYDLEADPYELNNLVGLPSHRELSDHLRDRLLAWMKTAGEPEPVIDNAVTSQQGRGQLDVQPHEISM encoded by the coding sequence ATGACCGAATTCAGCGCCCTCAACCGTCGCCGGGCCGAGCGGCCGAGCATGCCGCCGGTGATCGTCTTCCTCACCGATCAACAACGCTGGGACGCCACCGGGATCGGCGGCAACCCGGTCGAGTTGACGCCCAATCTTGATCATGCTGCCCGATCCGGCACCTGGTTCGACAACGCGCATACCCCGCAGCCGCTCTGCACCCCGGCCAGATCCTGTTTGCAGACAGGGAATTTCGCCACCACCAACGGCGTGCACCGCAACGGTCTGAATCTGGCCACCGACGCCGACACCCTGGCCAAGCGGTTCGGTGCGGCCGGCTACCGCACCGGCTACCTCGGCAAGTGGCATCTCGCCGACCCCGGTTCCAAGGGGCCGGTGCGGCCGGAGCAGCGCGGCGGCTACGACGACTGGCTGGCCGCCAACGCACTCGAGCACACCTCGGACTCGTACTCGACCCGGCTCTACGACAACGACGGTGAGCCGGTCGACCTGCCCGGCTACCGGATCGACGCGCTCACCGACGCCGCGATCCGTTACCTGGTTGACCATCAGCACGAACCGTTCCTGCTGTTCCTGTCCTTCCTGGAGCCGCATCACCAGAATCGGCGAGACGACTACCCGGCGCCGGAGGTGTATCGCGACCGCTATCACGGCAGCTGGCTGCCGCCGGATCTGGCCAGCCTGCACGGAACCACGTTCCAGCAGATCGGCGGCTACTACGGGATGATCAAGCGGATGGACGAGGCGTACGGCCGGCTGCTGGACGCGTTGCGCAGCCTCGGCCTGTACGACGAGACGATCACCGTCTTCAGTTCTGATCATGGTTGTCACTTCAAGACCCGCAACAGCGAGTACAAGCGCTCGGTGCACGACGGCTCCACCCGGGTGCCGCTGATGATCAGGGGACCGCGGGTGCCGCGCGGCCGGGTGGTCGAGGACGTGGTCAGCACCGTCGGACTGCCGGCCACCTTGTACGAGTTGGCCGGAATCGACGCCCCGGTGGGGATTCAGCCGTCCCTGGTGCCCGCGATGCATTCGGCCGAACGGCCGGCGGGGGAGGCGTTCATTCAGGTCAGCGAGTCCGAGACCGCACGCGCGATCCGGACCCAGCGGTGGAAGTACGGCATCCAGGCACCGGATGCGGATCCGAAGGATGCCGGCAGTGATCACTACGTCGAGCGATATCTCTACGACCTCGAGGCGGACCCGTACGAACTGAACAATCTGGTCGGCCTACCGTCCCACCGCGAGCTCAGTGATCATCTGCGCGATCGGCTGCTGGCCTGGATGAAGACCGCCGGCGAACCCGAACCGGTGATCGACAACGCCGTCACCAGCCAGCAGGGCCGCGGCCAACTCGACGTCCAACCCCACGAAATCTCGATGTGA
- a CDS encoding 6-phospho-beta-glucosidase, with protein MKLCILGGGGFRTPFVWQALLRDTETPRVDRVALYDADPARQSTMIKILNQLAAEFPSPPTLEAADDLDSALQCSDFVFAAIRVGGVHGRQLDEHIALDLGVLGQETTGPGGIAYALRTLPVMIDIARRIKQVAPDAYLLNFTNPAGIITEALQAELGDRVVGICDTPSELGRRVAGILGHDHDQLQLDYVGLNHLGWMRRILVRGRDVLPELLADDHLLAQLEEATIFGPDWLRALGMIPNEYLYYYDFTREAVAKIIGSGPTRGDFLAETQSAFYREAAAAESPATSWQRAVDRREASYMAEAKGGSQGAPATDHDHHPAADPGQLGYAGVALAVMQAISRDQRSTAILNVRNRGTVAGLAADAVVEVPTMIDANGVHSLVLDRQPGLRELGLMQQVKAVERHVITAVREGSRTEALLAFALHPLVDSVSVADKLLDRYCEHHPQLHDLFEGRR; from the coding sequence ATGAAGCTCTGCATCCTCGGCGGCGGTGGATTCCGTACGCCGTTCGTCTGGCAGGCGTTGCTACGCGACACCGAGACCCCGCGGGTGGACCGGGTTGCCCTGTACGACGCCGATCCGGCCCGGCAGTCGACCATGATCAAGATCTTGAACCAGCTGGCTGCCGAATTTCCGAGCCCGCCCACACTGGAAGCCGCCGACGACCTCGACAGTGCCCTGCAGTGCAGTGATTTCGTGTTTGCCGCCATCCGGGTCGGCGGAGTGCACGGTCGGCAGCTGGACGAACACATCGCTCTTGATCTTGGGGTGTTGGGGCAGGAGACCACCGGGCCGGGCGGGATCGCGTACGCGTTACGGACGCTGCCGGTGATGATCGACATCGCCCGACGGATCAAGCAAGTGGCACCCGACGCGTACCTGCTGAACTTCACCAACCCGGCCGGCATCATCACCGAAGCCCTGCAAGCCGAACTCGGTGACCGAGTGGTCGGAATCTGCGACACTCCGTCCGAGCTGGGCCGCCGGGTGGCCGGCATCCTCGGCCATGATCATGATCAGCTCCAGCTCGACTACGTCGGGCTCAACCACCTCGGCTGGATGCGTCGGATCCTGGTTCGCGGCCGGGACGTGCTGCCCGAGCTGCTGGCCGATGATCATCTTCTCGCCCAACTGGAGGAGGCGACGATCTTCGGCCCGGACTGGCTGCGGGCGCTGGGCATGATTCCTAACGAATACCTGTACTACTACGACTTCACCCGCGAAGCGGTGGCCAAGATCATCGGCTCCGGCCCGACCCGGGGAGACTTCCTGGCGGAGACGCAGTCCGCCTTCTATCGCGAGGCTGCTGCGGCCGAGTCGCCGGCGACGAGTTGGCAGCGGGCGGTGGATCGGCGCGAGGCGAGCTATATGGCCGAGGCCAAGGGCGGATCACAGGGCGCACCGGCCACGGATCATGATCATCATCCCGCTGCCGACCCGGGCCAGCTGGGTTATGCCGGGGTCGCTCTGGCCGTGATGCAAGCGATCAGCCGGGATCAACGATCGACGGCGATCCTCAACGTCCGCAATCGCGGCACCGTCGCCGGACTGGCCGCCGACGCCGTGGTGGAGGTGCCCACCATGATCGACGCCAACGGCGTCCATTCGCTGGTCTTGGATCGACAGCCGGGACTGCGCGAACTCGGGCTGATGCAGCAGGTCAAGGCCGTCGAACGACACGTCATCACCGCAGTCCGAGAAGGTTCGCGAACAGAAGCACTGCTGGCGTTCGCCCTGCACCCGTTGGTTGACTCGGTGTCGGTGGCGGATAAATTGCTCGATCGCTACTGCGAGCACCATCCACAACTGCACGACCTGTTCGAAGGACGACGATGA
- a CDS encoding DinB family protein, with the protein MDEKQTLAYYLQRQRDALLWKLDGLSERQLRMPLTPTGTNLLGVVKHVISTEVEYLGAVFDRPFAEPLPWMDPQAEPNSDMWATEDQTVDWVRDFGRRAWAHADATIDALDLDAPGLVPWWPPERRNTTLHTVLVHVIAEEARHAGQLDIVRELTDGAAGMSTAHSNMPDLGDQDWSDYTARLRRLAESFD; encoded by the coding sequence ATGGACGAGAAGCAGACGCTGGCGTATTACCTGCAGCGGCAGCGCGATGCCCTGCTGTGGAAGCTGGACGGGTTGTCCGAGCGGCAGTTGCGGATGCCGTTGACGCCGACCGGGACCAACCTGCTCGGCGTGGTGAAGCACGTGATCAGCACCGAGGTCGAGTATCTCGGCGCTGTCTTCGACCGACCTTTCGCCGAGCCGTTGCCATGGATGGATCCGCAAGCCGAGCCCAACTCCGACATGTGGGCGACCGAAGATCAAACAGTCGATTGGGTACGAGATTTCGGCCGGCGGGCGTGGGCGCACGCCGATGCGACCATCGACGCTCTTGATCTTGATGCGCCCGGTCTGGTGCCCTGGTGGCCGCCGGAGCGACGAAACACCACCCTGCACACGGTGCTGGTGCACGTGATTGCGGAGGAGGCACGGCACGCCGGACAGCTGGACATCGTCCGCGAATTGACCGACGGGGCCGCCGGCATGTCGACGGCCCACTCCAACATGCCCGACCTCGGCGATCAGGACTGGTCGGACTACACCGCCCGGTTGCGGCGGCTGGCCGAGAGCTTCGACTGA
- a CDS encoding TrmH family RNA methyltransferase, with amino-acid sequence MIIPISDPADRRLDDYVRLRDVNLRKHLEAERGLFIAEGEKVIRRAVTAGYPPRSFLLAERWLDSLSDVLVDHDDVPVYLVTEQLAEEITGFHVHRGALASLYRQLRHGVEDLLGYDRLVILEDIVDHANVGAILRNAAGLGWRGALLSPRSADPLYRRSIKVSMGSVFSLPWARFDDWGRAIPLLNDHGFCTVALALTDEAVDLDQVRTMLTDRPGQKVAVMLGTEGAGLSRSWIERAEVVAKVPMQEGVDSLNVAAASAIACYVLR; translated from the coding sequence ATGATCATCCCGATTTCGGATCCGGCCGACCGTCGGCTGGACGACTACGTACGGCTCCGTGACGTCAACCTGCGCAAGCATCTGGAGGCCGAACGCGGCCTCTTCATCGCCGAAGGGGAGAAGGTGATTCGACGGGCGGTCACGGCGGGCTATCCGCCGCGGTCGTTCCTGCTGGCCGAGCGGTGGTTGGATTCGTTGTCCGACGTACTGGTTGATCATGACGACGTACCGGTCTACCTGGTCACCGAGCAACTGGCCGAGGAGATCACCGGCTTCCACGTCCATCGCGGCGCGCTGGCCTCGCTGTATCGACAGCTGCGGCACGGTGTCGAAGACCTGCTTGGCTACGACCGGCTGGTGATCTTGGAAGACATCGTCGATCACGCCAACGTCGGCGCCATCCTGCGCAACGCCGCTGGGCTGGGTTGGCGGGGCGCGCTGCTGTCGCCGCGCTCGGCCGATCCGCTGTATCGGCGGTCGATCAAGGTCAGCATGGGGTCGGTGTTCTCGTTGCCCTGGGCGCGATTCGATGACTGGGGACGTGCGATCCCGCTGCTCAACGATCATGGTTTTTGCACGGTCGCGCTGGCGTTGACCGACGAAGCTGTTGATCTTGATCAGGTTCGTACGATGCTGACCGATCGACCCGGTCAGAAGGTGGCGGTCATGCTCGGCACCGAGGGGGCCGGCCTGTCCCGCAGCTGGATCGAGCGGGCCGAGGTCGTCGCGAAGGTCCCCATGCAGGAGGGCGTCGACTCGCTCAACGTCGCCGCGGCGAGCGCGATCGCCTGTTATGTGCTGAGGTAG
- a CDS encoding precorrin-2 dehydrogenase/sirohydrochlorin ferrochelatase family protein, which translates to MSEPTPYLTGLRLAGRRVVVVGAGRVAERRLGRLLDAGADVEVIAPEATPVIARRAEEGRLTWSRRTFQPADLDGAWYVLAATDDPGCNEQVSSVAERARIFCVRSDNRDRATAWTPASGEIDGVQLGVLAGGDHGRSRRLRDALLDTLTKIIDADAERPTD; encoded by the coding sequence ATGAGTGAACCGACCCCCTACCTGACCGGGCTCCGGCTGGCCGGGCGCCGGGTGGTCGTGGTCGGGGCCGGTCGAGTGGCGGAACGGCGGCTGGGCCGGTTGCTGGATGCGGGCGCGGACGTCGAGGTGATTGCACCCGAGGCCACGCCGGTGATCGCGCGGAGAGCCGAGGAGGGCAGGCTGACCTGGAGCCGGCGCACCTTTCAACCGGCCGACCTGGACGGCGCCTGGTATGTGCTGGCCGCCACCGACGATCCGGGCTGCAACGAACAGGTGTCGAGCGTGGCGGAACGAGCGCGGATCTTCTGTGTCCGCAGCGACAACCGGGATCGCGCGACGGCCTGGACGCCGGCCAGCGGTGAGATCGACGGGGTTCAGCTCGGTGTGCTGGCCGGCGGTGATCATGGACGCTCCCGGCGTCTCCGCGATGCGCTGCTGGACACGTTGACCAAGATCATCGACGCCGACGCCGAGCGGCCGACGGACTGA
- a CDS encoding MerR family transcriptional regulator, translating into MPDPTRDRPVFGIAVAAELAGTGPQNLRAYERAGLVRPARTEGGTRRYSQDDVDRLRRVSELMDAGLNLAGVAMVLDLQDQNRKLRGRLEQRRRDD; encoded by the coding sequence GTGCCCGATCCAACCCGGGATCGTCCCGTCTTCGGTATCGCGGTGGCGGCCGAGTTGGCGGGCACCGGGCCGCAGAATCTGCGTGCCTACGAGCGGGCAGGACTGGTCCGGCCGGCTCGTACCGAAGGCGGCACCAGGCGCTACAGCCAGGACGACGTGGACCGGCTGCGTCGGGTGAGTGAGCTGATGGACGCCGGGCTCAACCTCGCCGGGGTGGCGATGGTGCTCGATCTGCAGGACCAGAATCGGAAGCTCCGGGGTCGACTCGAGCAGCGCCGGCGCGACGACTGA
- a CDS encoding Hsp20/alpha crystallin family protein, with amino-acid sequence MITSGPGLESFGRTHYIYDCTTDLVQPAHRCFWFRSTEVKTTMLMRTDPFRELDRLTQQVLGTSSRPAVMPMDAWRDGDTFHVEFDLPGIDTDSISLDVERNVLTIRAERPMAEPTGEQLASERPRGVFSRQLILGDNLDLEQISAGYSEGVLRLEIPVAERAKPRKIEIKTDRQEAKAISS; translated from the coding sequence GTGATCACCTCGGGACCGGGACTTGAATCTTTCGGACGAACGCATTATATCTATGACTGCACCACAGATTTGGTGCAGCCTGCGCATCGATGTTTCTGGTTTCGTTCAACGGAGGTGAAGACAACGATGTTGATGCGTACCGATCCGTTCCGTGAGCTGGATCGCCTGACCCAACAGGTCCTGGGCACGAGCAGCCGCCCGGCCGTGATGCCGATGGACGCCTGGCGCGACGGGGACACCTTCCACGTCGAGTTCGATCTGCCGGGCATCGACACCGATTCCATCAGTCTCGATGTCGAGCGCAACGTGCTCACCATCCGGGCCGAACGCCCGATGGCCGAACCCACCGGCGAGCAGTTGGCCAGCGAACGCCCGCGCGGCGTGTTCAGCCGGCAACTGATCCTTGGCGACAATCTCGATCTCGAGCAGATCTCCGCCGGCTACAGCGAGGGTGTGCTGCGGCTGGAGATCCCGGTGGCCGAGCGAGCCAAGCCACGCAAGATCGAGATCAAGACCGACCGCCAGGAGGCCAAGGCGATCTCCTCCTGA
- a CDS encoding YbaK/EbsC family protein, translating into MTQTPVGLGNLDWQPAADAPELVAEPVSRALAEGILDTGSVFVTRIDPTLADTAAFCDAFDSPAENSANCVVVSGRRGDQSTTAACLVLATDKADVNKTIRKHLGVRKLSFAPMDDAVAATGMEYGGITPVGLPADWPILIDTAVTERDWIVIGSGIRGSKLAIPGALAGKLPGAEILDLAI; encoded by the coding sequence GTGACACAGACCCCGGTGGGATTGGGAAACCTGGATTGGCAGCCGGCTGCCGATGCTCCCGAGTTGGTCGCCGAACCGGTGTCCCGGGCGCTGGCCGAGGGCATCCTGGATACCGGGTCCGTGTTTGTCACCCGGATCGATCCGACCCTCGCCGACACCGCCGCCTTCTGCGATGCCTTCGACTCCCCGGCGGAGAATTCGGCCAACTGCGTGGTCGTCAGCGGCCGCCGGGGCGATCAGAGCACGACCGCCGCCTGTCTGGTGCTGGCCACCGACAAGGCCGACGTGAACAAGACCATCCGCAAGCATCTCGGCGTACGGAAGTTGAGTTTCGCACCGATGGACGACGCGGTGGCAGCGACCGGGATGGAGTACGGCGGCATCACCCCGGTCGGACTGCCGGCGGACTGGCCGATCCTGATCGACACCGCCGTCACCGAACGCGACTGGATCGTGATCGGCAGCGGCATCCGCGGCAGCAAGCTGGCGATCCCGGGCGCCCTGGCAGGCAAGCTCCCGGGCGCCGAGATCCTCGACCTGGCCATCTGA
- a CDS encoding SPFH domain-containing protein has translation MGGIIALIIIVILLIIVLGTSIRIIQQQRVGVLERLGKFHRTMNPGPHLMVPFVDRIRYNMDMRERVIPFPPQGVITEDNLMVSIDSVIYFQVIDPVRAAYEAQDYIRAIEQLTMTTLRNIIGGLDLEQTLTSREEINGKLRVVLDEATGKWGIKVNRVELRAIDPPPTIRDAMEKGARAERDKRAQILLAEGQRQSQILSAGGEKESAILRAQGEREAAVLRAQADRQSQMLRAEGEAQAISTVFNAIHAGQPDQALLSYQYMQMLPQIARGDANKVWVVPSEIGKALEGLGGAFGQQASTGSDSNIPTQISGEFKAPEKIDVQAELAEQKVKDDAEADKRVQEAIAAAQELERDGGRRRTKLNPGQQEMLGIGGGEPTDTAPAEPAPGDTRPAQPAEPEPAPQQQAVPPQQPAETQQNPYAPPQQQ, from the coding sequence ATGGGCGGCATCATCGCGTTGATCATCATCGTGATCTTGTTGATCATCGTGCTCGGTACCTCGATTCGGATCATCCAACAGCAGCGAGTCGGCGTTCTGGAACGGCTGGGCAAGTTCCACCGCACCATGAACCCGGGGCCGCACCTGATGGTCCCGTTCGTGGATCGGATTCGCTACAACATGGACATGCGCGAGCGGGTCATCCCGTTCCCGCCGCAGGGCGTGATCACCGAGGACAACCTGATGGTGAGCATCGACTCGGTGATCTACTTCCAGGTGATCGATCCGGTCCGGGCGGCGTACGAGGCACAGGACTACATCCGCGCCATCGAGCAACTGACCATGACCACGCTGCGCAACATCATCGGCGGACTTGATCTTGAACAGACCCTGACCAGCCGCGAGGAGATCAACGGCAAGCTGCGGGTGGTGCTGGACGAGGCCACCGGCAAGTGGGGGATCAAGGTCAACCGGGTGGAGCTGCGCGCCATCGATCCGCCGCCGACCATCCGGGACGCGATGGAGAAGGGTGCCCGGGCCGAGCGGGACAAGCGGGCCCAGATCCTGCTGGCCGAAGGTCAGCGGCAGTCCCAGATCCTGTCCGCCGGCGGCGAGAAGGAGTCGGCGATCCTGCGGGCCCAGGGCGAGCGGGAGGCCGCGGTGCTGAGGGCGCAGGCCGATCGGCAGTCGCAGATGCTGCGGGCCGAAGGCGAGGCGCAGGCGATCAGTACGGTCTTCAACGCCATTCATGCCGGTCAGCCGGACCAGGCGCTGCTGTCCTATCAGTACATGCAGATGCTGCCGCAGATCGCTCGCGGCGACGCCAACAAGGTCTGGGTGGTTCCGTCCGAGATCGGCAAGGCGCTGGAAGGACTGGGCGGCGCGTTCGGCCAGCAGGCCAGCACCGGCAGCGATTCCAACATCCCGACGCAGATTAGCGGCGAGTTCAAGGCGCCGGAGAAGATCGACGTTCAGGCCGAGTTGGCCGAGCAGAAGGTCAAGGACGATGCGGAGGCAGACAAGCGGGTGCAGGAAGCGATCGCGGCCGCCCAGGAGTTGGAGCGGGACGGAGGTCGGCGCCGGACGAAGCTGAATCCGGGGCAGCAGGAGATGCTCGGCATCGGTGGCGGTGAGCCGACGGATACGGCCCCGGCCGAACCGGCGCCTGGTGATACCCGTCCGGCGCAGCCGGCCGAGCCGGAGCCCGCGCCGCAGCAGCAGGCGGTGCCACCGCAGCAACCCGCCGAGACGCAGCAGAACCCGTACGCGCCGCCGCAGCAGCAATAG
- a CDS encoding NfeD family protein has product MPMNLTDWLGDNPWALWLTLAVLLGIAEILSLDLVLIMIAAGALGGALVAVFAPGLWWLQIAVAVGISVGMLVALRPTLMRRVQQMPGYRSSTDKMVGSAGVATAEITGDSGEIKVDGQIWTARVHTPGTVIEKGTEVEVYEIDGAIAVVYPRYGELSSP; this is encoded by the coding sequence ATGCCGATGAATCTTACCGATTGGCTTGGTGACAACCCCTGGGCGCTCTGGCTGACCTTGGCCGTGCTGTTGGGCATCGCGGAGATCCTCTCCCTGGATCTGGTGTTGATCATGATCGCGGCCGGTGCGCTCGGCGGCGCCCTGGTCGCAGTTTTCGCCCCCGGACTGTGGTGGCTGCAGATCGCCGTCGCCGTCGGGATCTCGGTCGGCATGCTGGTTGCGCTGCGGCCGACCCTGATGCGGCGGGTGCAGCAGATGCCGGGCTATCGCTCGTCCACCGACAAGATGGTCGGCAGCGCCGGCGTCGCGACCGCCGAGATCACCGGCGACAGCGGAGAGATCAAGGTCGACGGTCAGATCTGGACCGCACGCGTGCACACCCCCGGCACGGTGATCGAGAAGGGCACCGAGGTCGAGGTGTACGAGATCGACGGCGCGATTGCCGTCGTGTATCCCCGTTACGGTGAACTTTCCAGTCCGTAG
- a CDS encoding ABC transporter ATP-binding protein — protein sequence MAAVIDLADVSIVRDGSTLLDKINWSVDESDRWVIIGPNGAGKTTLLQVISAQLHPTSGVAGLLGEVLGTVDVFDLRPRIGLTSAALAERVPRGERVHDVVVSASYAVIGRWRESYDELDHDRATELLAQLGISELADRTFGTLSEGEKKRVQIARALMTDPELLLLDEPAAGLDLAGRETLVRTLSQITGDPYAPATVLVTHHVEEIPAGITHAMLLKQGKLVAAGPLSQTLTADALSETFELGLRLSHEDGRYAARAL from the coding sequence GTGGCAGCCGTAATCGATCTCGCCGACGTCAGCATCGTCCGCGACGGGTCGACCTTGCTCGACAAGATCAACTGGTCCGTCGACGAATCCGACCGGTGGGTGATCATCGGTCCGAACGGGGCGGGCAAGACGACCCTGTTGCAGGTGATCTCCGCGCAGTTGCACCCGACCTCCGGAGTGGCCGGCCTGCTCGGCGAGGTGCTCGGCACCGTTGACGTCTTCGACCTGCGACCGCGGATCGGGCTGACCTCGGCGGCGCTGGCCGAGCGGGTGCCGCGCGGTGAGCGGGTGCACGACGTGGTGGTCTCGGCCAGCTACGCGGTGATCGGCCGCTGGCGTGAGTCGTACGACGAACTTGATCATGATCGAGCCACCGAACTGCTGGCCCAGTTGGGAATCAGCGAGTTGGCCGACCGCACCTTCGGCACCCTGAGCGAGGGGGAGAAGAAGCGGGTGCAGATCGCGCGTGCGTTGATGACCGACCCGGAATTGCTGCTGCTGGACGAGCCGGCAGCCGGACTTGATCTTGCCGGCCGGGAGACCCTGGTTCGTACGCTGTCGCAGATCACCGGCGATCCGTACGCCCCGGCCACGGTTCTGGTCACCCATCACGTGGAGGAGATTCCGGCCGGGATCACCCACGCGATGCTGCTCAAGCAGGGCAAGTTGGTGGCCGCCGGGCCGCTGTCGCAGACCCTGACCGCCGACGCGTTGAGCGAGACGTTCGAGCTCGGCCTGCGGCTGAGCCACGAAGACGGCCGGTACGCGGCCCGCGCGTTGTGA
- a CDS encoding DUF3224 domain-containing protein, producing the protein MRATSTFTVSDFTPTESPSTIGDQPMIITAASSGLSYMTKTFTGQLSGSSVTWFLGALNQQTGAGSYAALEAIEAELAGRAGTFNVVHAASTSGQDRFDEHFAIVPGSGTGELAGISGSGELRIDPDGTHHFDLEYAFED; encoded by the coding sequence ATGCGTGCGACCTCGACCTTCACCGTGTCCGACTTCACCCCGACCGAGTCACCCTCGACGATCGGCGACCAGCCGATGATCATCACGGCTGCCTCGTCCGGGCTCTCCTACATGACCAAGACGTTCACCGGTCAGCTGTCCGGAAGTTCGGTGACCTGGTTCCTCGGTGCCCTCAATCAGCAGACCGGCGCGGGCTCGTACGCCGCACTGGAGGCGATCGAGGCAGAGTTGGCCGGACGCGCGGGCACGTTCAACGTCGTACACGCCGCTTCGACCAGCGGACAGGACCGCTTCGACGAGCACTTCGCGATCGTGCCCGGCAGCGGCACCGGTGAACTCGCCGGCATCAGCGGCAGCGGCGAGCTGCGGATCGATCCGGACGGCACCCACCACTTCGACCTGGAATACGCCTTCGAGGACTGA
- a CDS encoding AAA family ATPase, with the protein MINVKGDGMDAEQRDFVVVFKEFLDKVNREWPDSEQITPLGRALSDHLGSDARKVSSVTEPIANHRLVDADVALATLAADGRLIGCTGGMQRHHQSLQELVSNPFFGFDVGPASYVEIAAGPDRQRRVVAYGIWLFRFDDTPVAVLQRNANPQFGQEEAVLELMSPEVEVTGALLTAIRQKMRELSVLRGQVISFAEARFGDQAAGTHFISRPEVSAAEVILPSGVLDRIVDHVVGIGDHRVALARAGQHLKRGILLYGPPGTGKTHTVRHLIGRATDATVVLLTGPAIARIGDATELARALQPAVVVLEDVDLIAHDRDSYGPQPLLFTVLDALDGLDGDADVAFVMTTNRVELLERALAERPGRVDLAVEVPLPADSERRQLFRLYGAGLDLDSGELDAAADRAAGTTASFAKELMRRVVLRAIEQNRGVTAADLHGCLDELLSDREVLTRALLGVGQPGVGPSELGGSVSPPTTGDAAEN; encoded by the coding sequence GTGATCAACGTCAAGGGGGACGGTATGGACGCCGAGCAGCGCGATTTTGTCGTTGTTTTCAAGGAGTTCCTGGACAAGGTCAATCGGGAGTGGCCGGACAGCGAGCAGATCACGCCGCTCGGCCGAGCACTGAGTGATCATCTCGGATCCGACGCCCGCAAGGTGTCCTCGGTGACCGAGCCGATCGCCAACCACCGGCTGGTCGACGCCGACGTCGCGCTGGCGACCCTGGCCGCCGACGGCCGGCTGATCGGCTGCACCGGCGGCATGCAACGCCATCATCAGAGCCTGCAGGAGTTGGTCAGCAATCCGTTCTTCGGCTTCGATGTCGGCCCGGCCAGTTATGTGGAGATCGCCGCCGGCCCGGATCGGCAGCGCCGGGTGGTGGCGTACGGGATCTGGCTGTTCCGCTTCGACGACACTCCGGTTGCGGTGTTGCAACGCAACGCCAATCCGCAGTTCGGCCAGGAGGAGGCCGTGCTGGAGTTGATGTCGCCGGAGGTCGAGGTGACCGGCGCTCTGCTGACGGCGATCCGACAGAAGATGCGTGAGCTGAGCGTGCTGCGTGGTCAGGTGATCAGCTTCGCCGAGGCGCGTTTCGGCGACCAGGCGGCCGGCACCCACTTCATCAGCAGACCGGAGGTCAGCGCGGCGGAAGTGATCTTGCCCAGTGGGGTGCTGGATCGGATTGTTGATCATGTCGTCGGTATCGGTGATCATCGGGTCGCGTTGGCCCGAGCCGGTCAACATCTCAAGCGCGGCATCCTGCTGTACGGACCGCCCGGAACCGGAAAGACCCACACCGTAAGACATCTGATCGGCCGGGCTACCGACGCCACCGTCGTGCTGTTGACCGGACCGGCTATCGCCCGGATCGGTGACGCGACCGAGCTGGCCCGCGCGCTACAACCTGCGGTTGTGGTCCTCGAGGACGTCGATCTGATTGCGCACGATCGCGACAGCTACGGTCCGCAGCCGCTGTTGTTCACCGTGCTGGACGCGTTGGACGGGTTGGACGGCGATGCCGACGTTGCGTTCGTGATGACCACCAATCGGGTCGAGCTGCTGGAGCGGGCGCTGGCCGAACGACCGGGGCGAGTTGATCTTGCGGTCGAGGTGCCGCTGCCCGCCGATTCCGAGCGCCGTCAGTTGTTCCGGCTGTACGGGGCCGGTCTTGATCTCGACTCCGGAGAGCTGGACGCGGCGGCCGATCGGGCGGCCGGCACGACTGCCTCGTTCGCCAAGGAACTGATGCGTCGAGTCGTGCTGCGGGCGATCGAGCAGAATCGCGGTGTCACCGCCGCGGACCTGCACGGCTGCCTGGACGAACTGCTGTCCGACCGCGAGGTGCTGACCCGCGCACTTCTCGGGGTCGGCCAGCCTGGGGTCGGGCCGTCCGAGCTCGGCGGTTCGGTCAGCCCACCGACGACTGGGGACGCGGCGGAAAACTGA